The genomic interval CGGCGCCGTGCGTGAACCCGCGGGTCTCGAGCGCCTCGACCGTCGTGCGCACCGACTTCGCCGTGTTGAGGAAGATCGGGTAGAACGACAGCACCGCAAGCTGCGCCCACTGGACGCCGACGCGCCATCCCAGCAGGCCCTTCTTCGCCGGCGGCGCCGTGCGCAGCCGATAGCCCTCGAACACGATGCTGAACTCCTCGATGAGGATCGGCAGCATGCGGTATCCGTAGCTCACCCGTCGTGGAGGCCGAACCGGCGGTGCTGATCGCCGCGGTCGTGGAGCGCGCTGGCGAGGCGCCGACGGCGGTGTGCTGTGCGAACGACCGCCTGGCCGTCGACCTCATCGGGCGGGCGTTCGACGCGGGCATCCGGGTGCCGGACGCACTCAGCGTCGCCGGCTACGACGACATCGATCTCGCGTCGAAGCTGCGCCCGACGCTCACGAGCGTCGACCAGCCGCGCCGCGACATGGGCGCGCTCGCGCTGCGGCAGCTGACCGACATGCTCGCGGGAAACCCCGCCCGGCACGAGGTCGCGACGCCGACCCTCGTGGTGCGCGAGTCGACCGCGCAGGTGGCGTGACCGTTGACGCGAGCCCGTCGTGCGGGTTGGCTGGCGGCATGAGCGAACCACTCCCGCTGAGTGCG from Microbacterium aurum carries:
- a CDS encoding substrate-binding domain-containing protein; the encoded protein is MEAEPAVLIAAVVERAGEAPTAVCCANDRLAVDLIGRAFDAGIRVPDALSVAGYDDIDLASKLRPTLTSVDQPRRDMGALALRQLTDMLAGNPARHEVATPTLVVRESTAQVA